From the Buteo buteo chromosome 1, bButBut1.hap1.1, whole genome shotgun sequence genome, one window contains:
- the HELQ gene encoding helicase POLQ-like isoform X1, which yields MAEPSLAVRRKSRPGSVSKRSRAPVQPSAVCSPVARKKMSSGGEGPPAETPCSNESEEDMFGDHDSFYGNDSLLAEVDDIEKKYLQDKNTNIKVAGEIIIGNQSGIHQKKQDNFSNSENVVVLKADKEDAFQMNENDPVDSNEELTESILDDLPSSQLLYFEKMGELSSGSRISPVSERRNKCVNFSLDKIRSPSFCPDTEHRNRPTDFSSESKCDLFKTESLKDHLKSAMTGNAKAQTLQVSKTKQLKEAVLSEELCVARKTIESSSVDIGPFYGLPSKVKDLFRQFRGIETLYEWQHDCLMLESLQQRKNLIYSLPTSGGKTLVAEIIILQELLCRQKDVLMILPYVAIVQEKVRGLSSFGIELDFLVEEYAGSKGRFPPIKRRIKKSLYIATIEKGHALVNSLIEAERIDDLGLVVVDELHMLGEGSRGAILEITLAKILYTSKNTQIIGMSATLNNVRDLQKFLQAEYYTNNFRPVELKEYVKIRDSIYAVDSKTENGFTFSRLLNFKYSSNLEKADPDHIIALVTEVIPKYSCLIFCPTKKNCENVASMLCKYLKKEFRAHREKEKQDLIKNLENTGNGSVCPILKQTIPFGIAYHHSGLTNDERKSIEEAYSTGVLCLLACTATLAAGVNLPARRVILRAPYVANDFLKKNQYKQMIGRAGRAGIDSAGESILIVQEKDKHLVQDLVNSPLENCYSSLLLELTKGMQSLLLSLVGLKIAVTHEEVNNFMCSTLLGIQQQLLSKEKSLTEIIKDGLEDLIEKGLLKGRICEKDHNSKCTLTITPLGKATYKGSIDLAYCNLLYRDLKKGLEGLILESNLHLLYLATPYDMTSNCSPDWMIYLKQFNQLSAAEQKVVDIVGVPESFITKKASGQAIRKNVDSAVVNRLYLSFVLYTLLKETNIWSVSEKFNMSRGYVQNLLNSAASFASCVLHFSEELEEFWVYKALLTELTKKLTYCVRTELIPLMEVAGVLEARAKQLYNAGYKTLAHLANANPETLVKTIEHLSRRQAKQIVSSAKMLLSEKAEALQEEVEELLKVPTDIPGTC from the exons ATGGCCGAGCCTAGTCTCGCGGTGCGGAGGAAGAGCCGCCCCGGCTCTGTCAGCAAGCGGAGCCGGGCCCCGGTGCAGCCCAGCGCCGTCTGCTCGCCGGTGGCTCGCAAGAAAATGAGCTCCGGTGGCGAGGGACCCCCGGCGGAGACCCCG tgtagTAATGAGAGCGAAGAAGATATGTTTGGTGACCATGACAGCTTTTATGGAAATGATTCTTTGCTAGCTGAAGTTGATGATATAGAGAAGAAATACCTGCaggataaaaatacaaatattaaagtAGCTGGAGAAATCATAATTGGGAATCAGTCAGGAATTCACCAGAAAAAACAAGATAATTTTTCTAATTCAGAAAATGTGGTTGTTCTTAAAGCTGACAAAGAGGATGCTTtccaaatgaatgaaaatgacCCAGTGGATAGCAATGAAGAACTGACTGAATCCATTTTAGATGACTTGCCATCATCACAACTTTTGTATTTTGAGAAAATGGGCGAACTTTCTTCTGGTTCTAGAATATCTCCAGTCTCAGAAAGGAGGAATAAATGTGTGAATTTTTCCTTGGACAAAATCAGGAGTCCATCTTTTTGTCCTGATACTGAACACAGGAACAGACCTACTGACTTTTCCTCAGAGTCTAAGtgtgatttatttaaaactgagagTCTTAAAGATCATCTGAAAAGTGCTATGACTGGAAATGCTAAAGCCCAGACTCTGCAGGTTTCTAAGACCAAGCAGCTTAAAGAAGCTGTTTTATCTGAAGAGCTTTGTGTTGCTAGGAAAACTATTGAATCTTCTTCTGTTGATATAGGCCCTTTTTATGGATTACCTAGCAAAGTTAAAGATCTATTCAGACAATTTCGAGGGATTGAAACGCTTTATG aatgGCAGCATGATTGCTTAATGTTAGAATCTCTACAGCAAAGGAAGAATTTAATATACTCATTGCCAACCAGTGGTGGGAAAACGCTTGTAGCTGAAATAATAATTCTCCAGGAATTACTCTGCAGGCAGAAGGATGTTCTGATGATCCTGCCATATGTTGCCATTGTTCAAGAAAAG GTTAGGGGTTTATCAAGTTTTGGGATAGAATTGGATTTCCTGGTTGAAGAATATGCAGGAAGTAAAGGAAGATTTCCACCAATCAAGAGGAGAATAAAAAAGTCTCTTTATATTGCTACTATAGAAAAAGGACATGCTCTAGTGAATTCTTTAATTGAAGCAGAAAGAATTGATGACCTTGGTCTGGTTGTAGTGGATGAG TTGCATATGCTTGGTGAAGGAAGTCGTGGAGCAATACTGGAAATTACTCTTGCAAAAATTCTTTATACTAGTA aaaacacTCAAATCATTGGAATGAGTGCAACTTTAAATAATGTTAGAGACCTGCAGAAGTTCCTACAAGCGGAGTACTATACTAATAACTTTAGACCG GTAGAATTAAAGGAATACGTGAAGATACGAGACAGCATTTATGCAGttgacagcaaaacagaaaatggcttTACTTTTTCACGTCTCCTTAATTTCAAG TATTCTAGTAATCTGGAGAAGGCAGATCCTGACCACATCATTGCACTGGTTACTGAAGTTATTCCTAAATATTCCTGCCTAATCTTTTGTCCCACTAAAAAGAACTGTGAAAATGTGGCTTCAATGTTATGCAAGTACCTCAAAAA AGAATTCAGAGCtcacagggagaaagagaaacaagatcTCATCAAGAACCTAGAGAATACTGGAAATGGAAGTGTCTGTCCTATTCTGAAGCAAACAATTCCATTTGGTATTGCCTATCACCATAGTGGCCTTacaaatgatgaaagaaaaagtatagaGGAAGCATATTCTACAGGTGTCCTGTGTCTACTTGCTTGCACAGCTACTTTAGCTGCTGGAGTCAACCTGCCAGCTAGAAG GGTTATTCTCAGAGCTCCTTATGTTGCTAATGACTTCCTGAAGAAGAACCAGTATAAACAAATGATTGGCAGAGCCGGTCGAGCTGGTATTGATAGTGCTGGAGAAAGTATTCTCATAGTgcaagaaaaagacaaacactTG GTTCAAGATTTAGTTAACAGTCCTTTGGAGAACTGTTACAGCAGTCTTCTGCTGGAGTTGACCAAGGGAATGCAGAGCCTGTTGTTATCTTTGGTTGGGCTGAAG ATAGCAGTTACCCATGAGGAAGTCAACAATTTTATGTGCAGTACATTGCTGGGtattcagcagcagctgctgtctaAAGAGAAGAGCCTCACAGAGATAATTAAAGATGGGCTAGAAGATCTAATAGAAAAAGGACTTCTAAAAGGAAGAATATGTGAGAAGGACCACAACTCCAAATGTACACTAACAATCACACCATTGGGTAAAGCTACATACaaag GGTCTATAGACTTGGCATACTGCAATCTTCTTTACAGAGACCTGAAGAAAGGTTTAGAAGGGCTGATTCTTGAGAGCAATCTTCATCTTCTATATCTGGCAACTCCATATGATATGACTTCTAACTGTAGCCCAGATTGGATGATATACTTGAAACAG TTCAATCAGCTAAGTGCAGCAGAGCAAAAAGTAGTGGATATTGTGGGAGTACCTGAAAGCTTTATTACAAAAAAGGCTTCTGGTCAAGCCATCAGAAAG AATGTGGACAGTGCTGTGGTAAACAGGCTCTACCTGTCTTTTGTCCTTTATACCCTACTGAAAGAGACCAATATATGGAGTGTTTCAGAGAAGTTTAATATGTCCCGAGGATACGTGCAAAATCTCCTTAATTCTGCTGCCTCGTTCGCCTCCTGTGTTCTACATTTCAGTGAG GAATTGGAAGAATTCTGGGTTTATAAAGCCTTGCTGACAGAACTTACCAAGAAGTTGACATACTGTGTTAGGACAGAACTCATCCCTCTGATGGAGGTAGCAGGGGTTCTAGAG GCACGAGCAAAACAGCTTTATAATGCAGGGTACAAAACTTTAGCACACTTGGCTAATGCAAATCCAGAAACTCTGGTCAAGACAATTGAGCACTTGTCACGACGTCAAGCCAAACAAATTGTTTCATCTGCAAAG ATGCTCCTGAGTGAAAAAGCTGAGGCTTTACAAGAAGAAGTTGAAGAACTCTTAAAGGTGCCTACAGATATCCCAGGGACCTGCTGA
- the HELQ gene encoding helicase POLQ-like isoform X2, which produces MAEPSLAVRRKSRPGSVSKRSRAPVQPSAVCSPVARKKMSSGGEGPPAETPCSNESEEDMFGDHDSFYGNDSLLAEVDDIEKKYLQDKNTNIKVAGEIIIGNQSGIHQKKQDNFSNSENVVVLKADKEDAFQMNENDPVDSNEELTESILDDLPSSQLLYFEKMGELSSGSRISPVSERRNKCVNFSLDKIRSPSFCPDTEHRNRPTDFSSESKCDLFKTESLKDHLKSAMTGNAKAQTLQVSKTKQLKEAVLSEELCVARKTIESSSVDIGPFYGLPSKVKDLFRQFRGIETLYEWQHDCLMLESLQQRKNLIYSLPTSGGKTLVAEIIILQELLCRQKDVLMILPYVAIVQEKVRGLSSFGIELDFLVEEYAGSKGRFPPIKRRIKKSLYIATIEKGHALVNSLIEAERIDDLGLVVVDELHMLGEGSRGAILEITLAKILYTSKNTQIIGMSATLNNVRDLQKFLQAEYYTNNFRPVELKEYVKIRDSIYAVDSKTENGFTFSRLLNFKYSSNLEKADPDHIIALVTEVIPKYSCLIFCPTKKNCENVASMLCKYLKKEFRAHREKEKQDLIKNLENTGNGSVCPILKQTIPFGIAYHHSGLTNDERKSIEEAYSTGVLCLLACTATLAAGVNLPARRVILRAPYVANDFLKKNQYKQMIGRAGRAGIDSAGESILIVQEKDKHLVQDLVNSPLENCYSSLLLELTKGMQSLLLSLVGLKIAVTHEEVNNFMCSTLLGIQQQLLSKEKSLTEIIKDGLEDLIEKGLLKGRICEKDHNSKCTLTITPLGKATYKGSIDLAYCNLLYRDLKKGLEGLILESNLHLLYLATPYDMTSNCSPDWMIYLKQFNQLSAAEQKVVDIVGVPESFITKKASGQAIRKNVDSAVVNRLYLSFVLYTLLKETNIWSVSEKFNMSRGYVQNLLNSAASFASCVLHFSEELEEFWVYKALLTELTKKLTYCVRTELIPLMEVAGVLETPPKNARQ; this is translated from the exons ATGGCCGAGCCTAGTCTCGCGGTGCGGAGGAAGAGCCGCCCCGGCTCTGTCAGCAAGCGGAGCCGGGCCCCGGTGCAGCCCAGCGCCGTCTGCTCGCCGGTGGCTCGCAAGAAAATGAGCTCCGGTGGCGAGGGACCCCCGGCGGAGACCCCG tgtagTAATGAGAGCGAAGAAGATATGTTTGGTGACCATGACAGCTTTTATGGAAATGATTCTTTGCTAGCTGAAGTTGATGATATAGAGAAGAAATACCTGCaggataaaaatacaaatattaaagtAGCTGGAGAAATCATAATTGGGAATCAGTCAGGAATTCACCAGAAAAAACAAGATAATTTTTCTAATTCAGAAAATGTGGTTGTTCTTAAAGCTGACAAAGAGGATGCTTtccaaatgaatgaaaatgacCCAGTGGATAGCAATGAAGAACTGACTGAATCCATTTTAGATGACTTGCCATCATCACAACTTTTGTATTTTGAGAAAATGGGCGAACTTTCTTCTGGTTCTAGAATATCTCCAGTCTCAGAAAGGAGGAATAAATGTGTGAATTTTTCCTTGGACAAAATCAGGAGTCCATCTTTTTGTCCTGATACTGAACACAGGAACAGACCTACTGACTTTTCCTCAGAGTCTAAGtgtgatttatttaaaactgagagTCTTAAAGATCATCTGAAAAGTGCTATGACTGGAAATGCTAAAGCCCAGACTCTGCAGGTTTCTAAGACCAAGCAGCTTAAAGAAGCTGTTTTATCTGAAGAGCTTTGTGTTGCTAGGAAAACTATTGAATCTTCTTCTGTTGATATAGGCCCTTTTTATGGATTACCTAGCAAAGTTAAAGATCTATTCAGACAATTTCGAGGGATTGAAACGCTTTATG aatgGCAGCATGATTGCTTAATGTTAGAATCTCTACAGCAAAGGAAGAATTTAATATACTCATTGCCAACCAGTGGTGGGAAAACGCTTGTAGCTGAAATAATAATTCTCCAGGAATTACTCTGCAGGCAGAAGGATGTTCTGATGATCCTGCCATATGTTGCCATTGTTCAAGAAAAG GTTAGGGGTTTATCAAGTTTTGGGATAGAATTGGATTTCCTGGTTGAAGAATATGCAGGAAGTAAAGGAAGATTTCCACCAATCAAGAGGAGAATAAAAAAGTCTCTTTATATTGCTACTATAGAAAAAGGACATGCTCTAGTGAATTCTTTAATTGAAGCAGAAAGAATTGATGACCTTGGTCTGGTTGTAGTGGATGAG TTGCATATGCTTGGTGAAGGAAGTCGTGGAGCAATACTGGAAATTACTCTTGCAAAAATTCTTTATACTAGTA aaaacacTCAAATCATTGGAATGAGTGCAACTTTAAATAATGTTAGAGACCTGCAGAAGTTCCTACAAGCGGAGTACTATACTAATAACTTTAGACCG GTAGAATTAAAGGAATACGTGAAGATACGAGACAGCATTTATGCAGttgacagcaaaacagaaaatggcttTACTTTTTCACGTCTCCTTAATTTCAAG TATTCTAGTAATCTGGAGAAGGCAGATCCTGACCACATCATTGCACTGGTTACTGAAGTTATTCCTAAATATTCCTGCCTAATCTTTTGTCCCACTAAAAAGAACTGTGAAAATGTGGCTTCAATGTTATGCAAGTACCTCAAAAA AGAATTCAGAGCtcacagggagaaagagaaacaagatcTCATCAAGAACCTAGAGAATACTGGAAATGGAAGTGTCTGTCCTATTCTGAAGCAAACAATTCCATTTGGTATTGCCTATCACCATAGTGGCCTTacaaatgatgaaagaaaaagtatagaGGAAGCATATTCTACAGGTGTCCTGTGTCTACTTGCTTGCACAGCTACTTTAGCTGCTGGAGTCAACCTGCCAGCTAGAAG GGTTATTCTCAGAGCTCCTTATGTTGCTAATGACTTCCTGAAGAAGAACCAGTATAAACAAATGATTGGCAGAGCCGGTCGAGCTGGTATTGATAGTGCTGGAGAAAGTATTCTCATAGTgcaagaaaaagacaaacactTG GTTCAAGATTTAGTTAACAGTCCTTTGGAGAACTGTTACAGCAGTCTTCTGCTGGAGTTGACCAAGGGAATGCAGAGCCTGTTGTTATCTTTGGTTGGGCTGAAG ATAGCAGTTACCCATGAGGAAGTCAACAATTTTATGTGCAGTACATTGCTGGGtattcagcagcagctgctgtctaAAGAGAAGAGCCTCACAGAGATAATTAAAGATGGGCTAGAAGATCTAATAGAAAAAGGACTTCTAAAAGGAAGAATATGTGAGAAGGACCACAACTCCAAATGTACACTAACAATCACACCATTGGGTAAAGCTACATACaaag GGTCTATAGACTTGGCATACTGCAATCTTCTTTACAGAGACCTGAAGAAAGGTTTAGAAGGGCTGATTCTTGAGAGCAATCTTCATCTTCTATATCTGGCAACTCCATATGATATGACTTCTAACTGTAGCCCAGATTGGATGATATACTTGAAACAG TTCAATCAGCTAAGTGCAGCAGAGCAAAAAGTAGTGGATATTGTGGGAGTACCTGAAAGCTTTATTACAAAAAAGGCTTCTGGTCAAGCCATCAGAAAG AATGTGGACAGTGCTGTGGTAAACAGGCTCTACCTGTCTTTTGTCCTTTATACCCTACTGAAAGAGACCAATATATGGAGTGTTTCAGAGAAGTTTAATATGTCCCGAGGATACGTGCAAAATCTCCTTAATTCTGCTGCCTCGTTCGCCTCCTGTGTTCTACATTTCAGTGAG GAATTGGAAGAATTCTGGGTTTATAAAGCCTTGCTGACAGAACTTACCAAGAAGTTGACATACTGTGTTAGGACAGAACTCATCCCTCTGATGGAGGTAGCAGGGGTTCTAGAG ACACCTCCAAAGAATGCAAGACAGTGA
- the MRPS18C gene encoding small ribosomal subunit protein bS18m, with protein MAAQAVVARGPWWRLVPAPLWEQPRRLQHEGRPSPSDQPIQMENPYKEPPKKCVLCGISVDYKNVQLLSQFVSPHTGCIYGRHITGLCNKKQKEITKAIKRAHVLGFMPVMFKDPSFLTDPKICNIKYPE; from the exons ATGGCGGCGCAGGCTGTGGTAGCGCGAGGTCCCTGGTGGAGGCTGGTGCCCG CGCCGCTGTGGGAGCAGCCGCGCCGCCTGCAGCATGAGGGGCGGCCCAGCCCGTCCGACCAG CCCATACAAATGGAGAACCCCTATAAAGAGCCTCCTAAAAAATGTGTCTTGTGTGGAATAAGTGTGGACTACAAGAATGTGCAG CTTCTTTCCCAGTTTGTTTCTCCGCATACTGGCTGCATTTATGGCAGGCATATAACAG gcTTGTGCaacaagaaacagaaggaaattacAAAAGCCATTAAAAGAGCTCATGTACTTG GATTTATGCCAGTTATGTTTAAGGACCCATCGTTTCTCACAGACCCCAAGATATGTAATATCAAGTATCCAGAGTAA